GAGCGAATTGAACAGCAGCGCCGTGCCGCCGTAACTGATGAATGGCAGCGCAACGCCGGTCGTCGGCAACAGGTGACTGGCAACTGCGATGTTGATGAACGCATACAGAACGATGGCGATGGTGACGCCTGTGGCCACGTACCGACCATACAGGTCGGGAGCGTGCTTGGCGATGATGATGCCGCAGGCAAGCAGGCCTGCGAAAAGCAGGAGCACCACCAGCGCGCCAATAAAGCCGTACTCCTCGCCGATGACCACGAAAACGAAGTCGTTGTAGGAGAGAGGCAGGTACAGTTCGCGCTGCTTGCTGGCCCCGAGGCCGAGGCCGAGCAGGCCGCCATTGCCTAGGCCGAGCAACGCCTGCCTGACCTGATAGCTCAACTGATCCTCTCCGCCGCCAAATGCCACCAGACGGGCCACGCGATACGGCGCGGCAATCGCGAACGCCGCCGCGATCGGAATCAGCGCCGCGCCCGTAGCCAGGAGGTGCTTGATTCTGATGCCGCCGATAAACATCAGCGTGAAACCGATCAGCGCAATCAGCGAGGAGGTGCTGAAGTTCGGCTCAAGCGCAACCAGAACAACCACAGTCATCAGCAGAATCAGCATCGGATAGTAACCGGTGTGCAAATCCCTGATATAGTTTCGCTTTTCGGCAAGCAACCGCGAAAAGTGCAGGATGATCGCGTACTTGGCAAGATCGGAAGCCTGGAACTTCAGCGGCCCGAAGCCGAGCCATCGGGCCGCACCATGAATAACACCGACAAGTTTGAGCACCAGCAGCATGGCCAGCGCCACGATGCTGAGGAACAACAAAGCTTTGCTGGCCTTCATGAACAGATGGTAGTCGATATGGCCGACCGCAAAGATCACGCCAAGCCCCAGCACGGCAAAGGTGAGCTGACGCCAGAGGAAGTATTGCGGATCGGCGAACTTCTTTTCAGCCCAGCCCGCGCCGCTGCTGTAAACCACCACAATGCCGATACACATCAGCACCACCACGATGAAGAGCAGCAGCTTACCCGCAAAAGCATCCCCGTTACCCGGCTGTGCCGGAAGCAGCTCCGGTGTTCCGCCGGACAAGTCCGGCATGGTCAGAAACTTCAGCATGATGCCATCTCCCGTACCGATTGCTTGAACTGCCTGCCCCGATCCTCGAAATCGCTGAACATGTCGAAGCTTGAACAGGCAGGCGAAAAGAGCACGCTCCCGCCGGGTCGGGCCGACTGGCGGGCCAGCTCGACAGCCTCGTGAAGCGATGCGGCCTCGAAGACCGGCACAACGCCACGAAACGCCTCCGCAATCTTGCCGCGCGACTCGCCGATAGCCACGATGCAGGAGACCTTCTCCTTCACCAGCTCGGCGATGGATGCGTAGTCGTTGCCCTTGTCGCGCCCGCCAGCAATGAGCACCATGCCAGCCGGAACGGTCTGGAGAGCCTGACGCATGGCATTGACATTGGTGGCTTTGGAGTCGTTGATCCAGTCCACGCCGCAGAACGAGCCGACAAACTCCTGCCTGTGCTCGACGCCACCGAACTCCGAGAGGCTCCGGCGCACCGCGTCGTCCCGAACACCTGCCGCGCGGGCGGCCGCCACTGACGAGAGCACGTTGTACAGGTTATGCTCGCCGCGAAACCCTGGCTTCATGACCTCATCGACCGGCATGAATTGCTCCGTCAGGCCCGCCGTCCGGATAACAATCCAGCCGTCAGCCACCGAAACAAAGTCCTCCGAAACACCCTCAAACGACTCGGCCTTCAGGCCGGTGCGCACCACCTTGAACGGCCACGGCCCGTCACCCTCGAAATGGGCGCGCAGCAGTGGATCGTCGTGGTTGTAAATCAGCGTATCTCCGGCCTGCTGCGATGCGTGAATGCGGAACTTCGCCCTGGCGTAGGCGTGAATGTCGCCGCCGTAGCGATCCATGTGGTCGGGCGTGATGTTGGTCAGCACGGCAATGTTTGGCCGGAACGAGCTGCACCCTTCGAGCTGGTAGCTGCTCAGCTCCAGCACGGCGATGTCGTCCGGCTCCATGCCGGAAACCTCCGACGAAAAGGGCGTGCCGATGTTGCCCACGCTGAACGCGCGGTAGCCTTGCTGCTCGCCATCAGCCTCGCAGATACGGTGAATGAGCGTAGCCGTGGTGGTCTTCCCGTCCGTACCGGTGATGCCGATAATGCGCGCCCGGCAGAACCACGAGGCCAGCTCGATCTCGCTGACCACGGAAATGCCGCGAGCCTCCATCTCCCGGATGACCGGAGCAGTACGCGGAATACCGGGGCTCACCACGCACAATTCCGCCTCGAACACCCGCTCCGAGTGCCCGCCCTCTTCGAACGGCACGCCAAGCGCCCGCATTTGCTCCGCAGCTTCGGCTTTGACGGTGCCAAACTCGCTGACCAGCGGACGCGCTCCGGCACTGGCAAGCAGGCCAGCTGCAGCCACTCCGCTTTTTCCGGCGCCGATAACCGACACCGCCACTCCTTTCAGCGCTTCCGGATTCACGTTATCGTAGTTTCAGGGTCATGAGGCTTGTCAAAAACAACAGGATCGAGATGATCCAGAAGCGGATAACAATCTTCTGCTCCGGCCATCCCTTCAGCTGGAAATGGTGGTGCAGGGGAGCCATCAGAAAGATGCGACGCCCCTCTTTGAACCGCCATTTGGTGAACTTGAACCAGGCCACCTGCATGGAGACCGACAAGGTCTCGATGAAAAAGATTCCGGCCAGCACCGGCAGGAGCAGCTCCTGCTTGATCATGAGCGCGATCACCGCAATGGCGCTGCCGAGGGCGAGCGACCCCGTGTCGCCCATGAAGACCTCCGCCGGATTCGAGTTGAACCACAGAAAGCCCACGCACGCCATGACAATCGCCATGCTGACCACGGCGATCTCACCGGCCCCGGAGATGAACGGAATGCTCAGATACCCCGCATAGACGGCATTGCCGCCAAGGTACGCAAAGAGACCGAGAGCCATCGTCACGATCGCTGCGTTACCCGCCGCCAGACCGTCGAGGCCATCGGTCAGGTTCACCGCGTTTGAGACCGCCGTGATGATGAAGATCACCACCGGAATGTAGAAGATGCCGTAATCAACGGAGAAATTTTTCAGGAAGGGCACGCTCGTCTTGGAGAGCAGCACCGAAAAAGCGGGATCGTTCCAGGTGTAGAAGCCGACGACCAGCCCGAGTGCGACCTGCCCGACCAGCTTGTACTTTCCGGCAAGTCCACCCTTGATCTTCAGCACAACCTTGCGGTAGTCGTCGATAAAGCCGATCAGCCCCATCCAGAGCACCGCAAGCATGATCAGCCACACATGCGGGTCATCGACCTTGGCCCAGAGCAGCGCCGAAATTTCAACCGCCAGAATGATGAGCAGGCCGCCCATCGTCGGGACATCCTTTTTCTTGCGATGCTCCTCCGGAGCCTCCTCCTTGACCGGTTCGAGGAAGTGGGATTTAAGGAAACGGATGAACGACGGCCCGGCAAAAACGGTAATCAGAAGAGCGGTGATGGCAGCCGCACTTGCCCTGAAGGTCAGGTATTCGATCACCCGCATTCCCGGCGGGTTGAACATTTCGTTGATGTATCGAAGAAAATAGTAGAGCATTGGTCAGTCAGATACTTCCTTGATTGGGGTCATTCGTTTCACAAGCGCTTCGGCAGCCAGTTCGAGCTTCATGCCACGTGAGCCTTTGAAGAGCACCGCGTCGCCCGGCCTGACGTAGTCGCCGAGGAAGGCATCAAGATCATCCATGGTCTCAAAATGGCCAAGGCAGCGCTCTTGCGCATTCTGGCAACAGGAACCGGCAAGCGGCCCGATAGTGACGCAACCGTCGATTGGCAGCTGGCGAATATAGTTGCCGATCGATTCATGTTCAAGCGCCGCGTTGCCGCCCAGTTCGAGCATGTCGCCAATCACAGCGAGCTTCCGGCCCGAGCAGTCGAGACTGGCAAGCGTGTCGAGCGCCAGACGCACCGAGTCGGGATTGGCGTTGTAGGTGTCGTTGAGCACCACCACGCCGCCCGCCTCCAGCAATTCCATGCGTTTCCAGCCGCTCGCGGGCATCAGTTCGCCGAGACCGCTGGCGATCTGTTCGGGCGCGAGGCCGAAGTGTGCGCCGACCGCCGCCGCGGCCACGGCATTGGTGACGTTGTGGCGGCCAATGAAGTTCATCGCAACCGGCTGGCGGATTCCAGCTTCGGAACAGAGCGTGAACGCGATGCGGCCCACCCGGTCGCTGCCGACCTCTTCGGCCCACCACGCACACGGCTCGCCCGGCACAGCTCCATAACAGATTTTGCGCGACAGCGACGCACCTGCGGCAGCAAGACGATGGTCGTCGAGATTGACGAAAGCCGTGCCGCCGCTCACTTCGAGATAATCGAACAGCTCTGCCTCGGCTTTGGCCACGCCGTCGAGGGAGCCGAAAAATTCGAGATGCTCGTGACCGATGTTGGTCAACAGCCCGTGGGTCGGCCGCGCTATCGAGGCGAGAAAAGCCATTTCACCGGGGTGGTTGATGCCCATTTCGATGACCGCCATCTCGGTATCGCGGCGCAATTGGAACAGGGTCAGCGGCACGCCGAGATGGTTGTTGTAGTTGCCCTGCGTCACCCGCACCTTGAAGGCGGTGGAGAGCACCGCGGCCACCATCTCCTTGGTGGTGGTCTTGCCGTTGCTGCCGCCGATGCCGATCACCGGAATGTCGAAGCGCTCCCGATAGGCCGTAGCGAGCTGCTGAAAGGCTGCGACCGGATCGTCGGCAACCAGAAAGCGGCGGCCTTCGCCCCGATGCTCCGAGCCATGCTGGCTGAACCATTCGCTCGAGACCACCGCCCACGACGCGCCGTTGGCGAACACCGCGCCGACAAAGCGGTGGCCGTCGGTGCGCTCGCCCGGAAGGGCTACAAACACCGCGCCCTCGACCACCTTGCGAGAATCGATCACCACCACCGGATCGACGAGTTGATACCGCTCATCGACATCCGAGGCCTCGATCCGGCCTGCACGGTTGAAATCGCTGTAGATCAGCGCCCCTTTCATGACTGCTCCTTTACTTCCCTTTCAAAATGCACTTCGGCAAAACAGGCCGCAAGCGTTTCACGGTCGGAAAAATGGTGTTTCCGGCCCGCCACCTCCTGATACTCTTCATGACCTTTGCCGGCCACCAGCAGAATGTCACCGGTGCCGAGACCTTCTACCGCCCGCCGGATGGCTTCAGCGCGATCGGAAATTCTGAGATGCACCCGGCCCGCCATGCCCGCCTCGACCTCGTCGAGAATCAATTCGGGATTTTCATCCCTCGGGTTGTCGGAAGTCAGAATAACCCGGTCGGCAAGCTCGGCAGCGATGCGGCCCATCTCGGGGCGCTTCTTCCGATCGCGATTGCCTCCGCAGCCGAACACCACCGAGAGCTTCGAGCCGGAGGGCGTCACCGCACGCAGGGTTTCGAGCGCCTTCTGCAGCGCATCGGGCGTATGGGCGTAATCGACCACGCCGCAGCGGGAACGGTCGGCGCTCCAGATCCGCTCCATCCGCCCCGGCACGGCCTCCGATTCGGCAAGCCCGGCAAGCGCCTTGGCGGGATCAAGACCGAGACTGATGCCCACCGCGAAGGCTTCGAGCATATTCATCACATTGTACTCGCCCGGAAGTGGCACTTGCATGGTGGCCGACTGGGCGCCAAAAGTGACTTCAGCCGTCGAACCTTCAACCGTCGAAGCAGAGATGAACGCCCGAAAACGGTGATCCGAATCGCAGAGCGATGAATTCCCGGAAAGCGAGCAACAGTAAAGGTAATCATTCGGAAGCCCGGCGGCCATGAAACCAGCCTGCGGGTCGTCCGCATTGAGAACGGCGAAGCCATCATCAGTCAGGCGGCTGAACAAGAGGCGCTTGGCTGCTGCATACTCCTCCATCGTTTCGTGGAAATCGAGATGCTCCGGTGTGAGGTTGGTAAACACGGCTGACCTGAAGCGCAGGCCGTGCACGCGGTCAAGCACAAGCGCGTGGGAGGAGACCTCCATCACAGCCGCGCAGCAACCGGCATCGACCATCTGCCGGAAAAGCGCATGCAGGCCGTTCGGCTCCGGAGTGGTGCGTTCGAGTTCGATGTCGCGATTGCCGATGCGGCAAAGCCCCGTACCGATGTACCCGGCGGGAATGCCCGCAGCGTTGAGCATCGAGCTGATGAGCCGCGCGGTGGTGGTTTTGCCGTTCGTGCCGGTCACGCCGATCAGCATGAGCTGGTCAGAGGCGTTGCCGTAGCAGTTTTTCGACAGCTCGGCGAGCGCCTTGCGGCTCTCGGTGACGCGCAGGTAGCAGACGCCGTCACGCAGTTCGGCGGGGTACGCCTCGCAGACAATCGCAACCGCTCCGGCCTCGATGGCGCTGTCGATATGCAGATGCCCGTCGGTGATGAAGCCGCGTACGGCCACGAAGATGGAACCCGGCCCGATCTGCCGCGAGTCACTGCTCACGCCGGAAACCGGCCGGTCAGACGCGCACGCGCCCCGGCGATCGACCAGACCGCCAAGTCCGTCGATCAGCTCACCGAGCTTCGCGCAAGCGCTTCCGTTCCCCGTGTCACTCATCACTTTTCTTTCTTTTTCCGCTCCAGATGCACCGTCACCCGTGACTCTTTGCGAACCTTCGTGCCAGGCGCCACGCTCTGGGAGGTCACGTACCCGTCATCATCTCCGGTTCTGCCCATCGAAAGTCCGTGCCATTCGAGCAGTTTCGAGGCTTCGTTCCCGCTGAGCCCTTGCAGCACGGGCACCGCCACGGTCGCAATGCCGTCCAGCCGGGACCGCTCCGGCGACTTCAGCTCCAGGCGGCGCTGCATTTCGGGTGAACAGGCCAGCGCCCGCCCACAGACTCTCGAAAAAACCGGTGCAGCAACAGCGGATGCATAATACGCCGTCTTCGGCTCATCGACAACGATAATCGCCGCATATTGAGGGTTTTCAGCCGGAAAATACCCCACGAACGACGAGAGATAATGGCTCCAGCCATGATAGCTCCCGTTATAAAATTTCTGCGCCGTTCCGGTCTTGCCAGCCACCGCAACCCCTTCGATGGCTGCAGACTGGCCGGTGCCCTCTTCAACCACAGGACGGAAATACTCTCTGGTTATGTAACGCGCGGATTCTGGCTCCAGCGCCTGCACCACTTTTTTCGGCTCGTTCTCCATAACGACCCGGCCGTCAGGATCGATAATACGCCTGACGATATAGGGGCGCATCCGGGCTCCGTCATTGGCCAGCGTCGCATAGGCCTGAAGCACCTGCAGCGGCGTGGCCATAACCTGATAGCCATAACCCATCCACGGCAGGGTCAGCTTGCCCCAGTCGGAAACCGGCTTGAGCAGCCCGCTCGATTCGCCAATAAGTCCGACGCCGGTTTTCTTGCCGAAACCAAGAGCCGTGGCATAGTGATAGAAATTCTCCGGCCCGAGCTGCAGGGCGGTGCTCGCAGCCACGACGTTACTCGACTCCGTGATCGCCTTCCGGAAGGGAATCAGCCCGAGAGGCTCATGATCTCTGACCGGTTTTCCATGAATCATCAGCAGCCCTTCGTGCCCGTCCACCACGTGCGAAGCCTTCCAGTGAAGCACCTCGGTCGCACCGGCCGCCATGACGAGCTTGAAGGTGGAGCCCGGTTCGAACATATCGGTAACCGCCCGGTTACGCATTCTGGCGAAGGTCACGCCTTTGCGAGAGTTCATGTCGAAGGTCGGGTAGTTGGCCATGGCCAGAATCTCGCCGCTGCGGACATCCATCACGATGCCCATGGCTGCGGTGGCCTGCTGCTCGTTGACCGCCCGCATGATCTCATCCTCGACAATGGCCTGAATATCCGCATCAATGGTCAGCTCCACACTGTTCCCGCCGAGCGGAGGCACCTGCTCAACATCGGGCGCCGGGTAAAGCTCACCGATTGCCGAACGGTAGAAAACCCTTGAGCCCTCGCCGCCCCGAAGCCGCTTTTCGAAGCTCTTTTCCAGACCGCTGACGCCAAGGTTGTCACGATCGGTCAGGCCGATGAGCTGGGCCGCGACGTTAAGGTAATGGCGCTGCTGCTCGCGTCTGAAATCGATCCCTTTCAGTCCTGCGGTCATCAGACCGGCAGCTTTCGTAACCGGCACGTTGCGCTCCATCCAGACAAAGCGCCGTTTGCGCTTCAGCTTTTTAAGGTAGTAGTAGCTGCTCTTGCCGAAATTCTGAGAAAAAAGCCTCGCAACCTGCGACCGGTCTTTGATGCGGGAGGGATCGGCAGCAAAGGATATGGTCTCGACACTTTCGGCAAGCGGTCGCCCGTGACGGTCAAGAATGCTCCCTCTGCGCCCATGCTCATCGATTTTTCTTACATACTGCCGGCTTGCCTTTTCTCGGTATTTGCCGACATCAAGCACCTGAATCCGGAGCAGCTGCATCACGATTGCCGTAAAAAAGACAAGCATGAGCACCCCGATGATGCCAAGACGCAGGCCGAAATCCCGGTCACCGGAGCCCGCAGCATGCTGCTGCTGTATCCCTTGCTCTTCGTTCATGCAATTATCACCGTCACGCGTCAAGGCTTGAGTTCCACCGGAGGCACGGGTGACGCGCTGAGGCCGAGCTGCTGTGCATAGCCGGTAATGTTCCGGATGCTCTGCAACTGCCGGATCTCAAGCGCCTGTGCTGTGGTGATGCTGGTGCTGATCCGCAACTGCTCGCGGAGCCGCTCGTTACGCAGGGCCAGATCGTTGATGGCCAGCGTACTGCCGATCTGGAAGAGAAAAATCCCTGTTACCGCCAAAAGATACAGAAAGCTCCTCAGGCGCAGGATTGCACCGAGATTGAACGCCGTCGAAGACAGCTTCGGCGAAGTCGACGGAACCGGTTCGGACTCGTAGCCACTGAACGGCTGCCGTTCACCGAGCACATCTACACCAGCGAACTCGTACCCTCCAAAGCTATCACGCTTCTCATCTAAAAATGCTTTCGCTTTACCCGCAAGGGCGGTAAACGAGCTTCCGGCACGCCTCAAAACGCTCATGGGACACCTCCTTGTCAGGGTTAAAGTTTTTGAATAACCCGGAGACGCGCACTTCGCGCTCTCGGATTCCGACTGACTTCGGCCTCACCGGCCTGCACCGATTTTCTGGTCACCAGTTCAGCTTCGGCCGGCTTGAGCGGCTCTCGCAACGGGAGGCCTTTCGGACCCCAGTCCGCCGTGCAACGGGCGCTGAAAAAACGCTTGACGATCCGGTCTTCGAGAGAGTGGTAACTGATCACCGCAAAACGCCCACCGGGCGAAAGCACGGCAAAGCCGTCTTCAAGCGCCTGCTGAAGAACACCGAGTTCATCGTTGACCTCGATCCGCAGCGCCTGGTAAATCCTCGAAAGGGTCTTGATTGGGGAGTCCTTTCGCGGGCAGGCCCGGCGAACCACCTCGGCAAGCCCTCCGGTGGTCGTGATAGGAGCAACGCTTCTGGCGCTCACCACGGCTCTGGCAATCCGGCCGCCATGCGCTTCCTCGCCATACCTGAAAAACAACCGCGCCAATGCCTGCTCTTCATAATCGTTGACAATGTCGGCGGCCGTCAGCGGGCCGTCCGGATCCATCCTCATATCGAGCGGGCCGTCCCTGAGATAGCTGAAACCCCGGACAGGTGTATCGATCTGGAATGATGAAACCCCGAGGTCGAGCAGCAACCCCATGACTTCCAGACCCTCTCCGGGGCCACGCTTAACCGGAGCAAGCAGCTCCCGGACCATGCTGAAGTTGCCTCTGAGCAGTATCGCCTTGTCGCCGAAATCCTGAAGCTTCTGCCCGGCGGCTTCAAGCGCGTAGCTGTCCTGATCGATGCCCACCAAAAGCGACTCGCCATCGAGCGCGTCAAGCCGCCGGAGCAGCTCCAGCGAATGCCCGCCGCCGCCAAGCGTTCCGTCGATGTAGATCCCCGGCCGCGTGACAAGGAGCGAAGTGGTCGCATCGGCCAGAACCGGCTCATGATACTCCTGATTTCCCATCACCTTTGACATATCGGTTGGCAAGCCCGGAGAAACTTCCCGCGTTATCGGCCAGAAGCTGTGTGAGTCTGTCCGGATTCCAGACGATCATCTTCGCGTTGGCGCCAATCACGACCGCCTCACGCTCAATTCCTGCATGGTCAAGCATCTCGCGAGAAAGCGCGATTCTTCCGGAGCGATCGAGTTCAAGCTGGTCGAGGCGGGCATAGATCATGGTGGTCAGCAGGCGCTCTTCAGGATTGAAATCGGAAAGCTTGAGTAGCTGGTGCTCCTTTTCATTCCAGACCGCCGGTTCGTAGAGTTCGAGCGAGCCGTCATCAGCTTTAAAGACATAGAGCACCTCATGCCGCTTCGCTTTTTCCGCACTCTCCTCATCCTTCTGGCGAAGGAATTTTCGACGAAACCTGGCCGGAATCAGAAGCCGGCCCTTGTCGTCAACGGTGTGCTGCTCTCTACCGATGAATCCGGGCATAATCTCCCCACTTTTTCCCACTTTCCCCACTTTAAATGTAGGCAATCGAAAGTTTAAAAAAAATAGTACACTCAAGTCTGGAGAGGCAAAAAACAGTAATAAAGCAGAAACAGTGCGATGCCATCCAAGTACCGCGAAACCGTCATCGACGGCTACAACCTGATTCACAAACTCCGCGACATCGCGCCCGGCGAACCGATGGCCTCCATGCGGGAACGGCTTGAAGCGATGCTCACGCGCTACCGGCAGAAAAGCCGCCGCCACGTTACCGTGGTCTATGACGGCGGTGGCGGGCCGAGGGCTCATTCGTCGCGCGGCAGCATCGAGGTCACCTACAGCGGTTCGCTCAAATCCGCTGACCGCTGGATCATCGACCATGCCCGCTCGCTGGAGCCTCGCCCCGGCATGATGCTGGTGGTCAGCTCCGATCGTGAAATCCAGCGGCACGCCACCGCATGGGGCGCCCGCTGCATCGATTCCGAAACCTTTATCGAGGAGCTGGCGGCGATGGGCATCACCACGAATGGTGATGGAGGTCCGTCCCGCAAGGCCGGAGAGCAAAGCACCAGTTCAGCCCCGCTGTCCGACAAAGAGGTGGACTACTGGCTCAGGATGTTCGACAGGAAAAAATGAGGCGCACAAACCGCCACCATTTCTTTTGACAATTTATTATACTTAATGGCACCTTGACCGTTTGTGCATGGCCGCGCCTTTGGCGAAACTGCGAGGCAGCTACTGTGCTCAGGGCGACCCTTTGAACTTATTTTTACGCATCCCCTTAACCGACGACCGAATCATGTCCGATAGCAGTGCAATGAACAACGATCACTGGCGGGAGCTTGAAGAATGGAGAGGAAAAATCGATGAAATCGACCGGCAGTTAGTCCCGCTGCTCTGCCAACGCCTGCAATTCGCAGGGAACATCAGCGCCGTCAAATCGAGGATCGGAGAAACCGTGCTCCAGCCTGAACGCGAAAAAGAGGTGTTTGCCAACGTCCTGAAGCAGGCCGATTCACCCCTGATGAGCCAGGCACTCGAAAAGATCTACCACAGCATCCTCAATGAATCGCGCGTGTTCCAGCAGGAGAGCCAGCAGAATCCAGCCTCCCGATAAGACTCCACGTCTTTGTTATGCCTCGCCAATCCAAGCCCTTCCGTTCAGCCATTGTCCGTGCGATGCTTGCCGTTCCGCTCATCGTCGTTGCACTGTTTGTGCTGGTTCCCGGGCTGAACTCCGTTCGGCAACATGAAGCCGAGCCGCGGATCGCTGTGCATCGCGGCGACAGCTTCCGGCAAATTGTCGAATCGCTGCATGACGCCGGAGCCGTCCGGTTCCGCTGGCCGCTCCTGGCCGCCGGAGTGCTGAACCCAAAGCTGCGCAACATCAAGCCGGGCCGCTACACCGTGCCCCGGAACTTGTCCTCCGTCGCGCTCCTCGATTATCTTCATTCGCGTCCGCAGGATGAAGTGCGCCTCATGATCCCCAACGGCGTGGAACAGACGCAGATCGCTTCGATCATCGCCGGGGGGCTCGACATCGATTCGACCGCGTTCATGGCAGCAACACGCGACCCGAAGCTGCTCCAGTCGCTCGGCATTGAAGGGCGCAGCACCGAAGGGTACCTGTTCCCCGGCACCTACAACTTCCCTTGGGCAAGCACGCCCGACGAGGTAGTAACCTTCCTCACCAGACAGTTCAGATCGTTTTACTCCGACAGCCTGCAACAACGGGCCAAAAGCGCCGGACTTGACGAAAACCGGCTGCTCACGCTGGCCTCCATCGTCGAAGCCGAAACGCCGCTCGATGAGGAAAAGCCGGTCGTGGCGAGCGTTTATCTGAACCGCCTGAAACGAAACATG
This portion of the Chlorobaculum parvum NCIB 8327 genome encodes:
- a CDS encoding FtsW/RodA/SpoVE family cell cycle protein: MLKFLTMPDLSGGTPELLPAQPGNGDAFAGKLLLFIVVVLMCIGIVVVYSSGAGWAEKKFADPQYFLWRQLTFAVLGLGVIFAVGHIDYHLFMKASKALLFLSIVALAMLLVLKLVGVIHGAARWLGFGPLKFQASDLAKYAIILHFSRLLAEKRNYIRDLHTGYYPMLILLMTVVVLVALEPNFSTSSLIALIGFTLMFIGGIRIKHLLATGAALIPIAAAFAIAAPYRVARLVAFGGGEDQLSYQVRQALLGLGNGGLLGLGLGASKQRELYLPLSYNDFVFVVIGEEYGFIGALVVLLLFAGLLACGIIIAKHAPDLYGRYVATGVTIAIVLYAFINIAVASHLLPTTGVALPFISYGGTALLFNSLGIGMLVSISRYRKKVETVQRAEALLDSKGGRS
- the murD gene encoding UDP-N-acetylmuramoyl-L-alanine--D-glutamate ligase, whose translation is MNPEALKGVAVSVIGAGKSGVAAAGLLASAGARPLVSEFGTVKAEAAEQMRALGVPFEEGGHSERVFEAELCVVSPGIPRTAPVIREMEARGISVVSEIELASWFCRARIIGITGTDGKTTTATLIHRICEADGEQQGYRAFSVGNIGTPFSSEVSGMEPDDIAVLELSSYQLEGCSSFRPNIAVLTNITPDHMDRYGGDIHAYARAKFRIHASQQAGDTLIYNHDDPLLRAHFEGDGPWPFKVVRTGLKAESFEGVSEDFVSVADGWIVIRTAGLTEQFMPVDEVMKPGFRGEHNLYNVLSSVAAARAAGVRDDAVRRSLSEFGGVEHRQEFVGSFCGVDWINDSKATNVNAMRQALQTVPAGMVLIAGGRDKGNDYASIAELVKEKVSCIVAIGESRGKIAEAFRGVVPVFEAASLHEAVELARQSARPGGSVLFSPACSSFDMFSDFEDRGRQFKQSVREMASC
- the mraY gene encoding phospho-N-acetylmuramoyl-pentapeptide-transferase; its protein translation is MLYYFLRYINEMFNPPGMRVIEYLTFRASAAAITALLITVFAGPSFIRFLKSHFLEPVKEEAPEEHRKKKDVPTMGGLLIILAVEISALLWAKVDDPHVWLIMLAVLWMGLIGFIDDYRKVVLKIKGGLAGKYKLVGQVALGLVVGFYTWNDPAFSVLLSKTSVPFLKNFSVDYGIFYIPVVIFIITAVSNAVNLTDGLDGLAAGNAAIVTMALGLFAYLGGNAVYAGYLSIPFISGAGEIAVVSMAIVMACVGFLWFNSNPAEVFMGDTGSLALGSAIAVIALMIKQELLLPVLAGIFFIETLSVSMQVAWFKFTKWRFKEGRRIFLMAPLHHHFQLKGWPEQKIVIRFWIISILLFLTSLMTLKLR
- a CDS encoding UDP-N-acetylmuramoyl-tripeptide--D-alanyl-D-alanine ligase, which translates into the protein MKGALIYSDFNRAGRIEASDVDERYQLVDPVVVIDSRKVVEGAVFVALPGERTDGHRFVGAVFANGASWAVVSSEWFSQHGSEHRGEGRRFLVADDPVAAFQQLATAYRERFDIPVIGIGGSNGKTTTKEMVAAVLSTAFKVRVTQGNYNNHLGVPLTLFQLRRDTEMAVIEMGINHPGEMAFLASIARPTHGLLTNIGHEHLEFFGSLDGVAKAEAELFDYLEVSGGTAFVNLDDHRLAAAGASLSRKICYGAVPGEPCAWWAEEVGSDRVGRIAFTLCSEAGIRQPVAMNFIGRHNVTNAVAAAAVGAHFGLAPEQIASGLGELMPASGWKRMELLEAGGVVVLNDTYNANPDSVRLALDTLASLDCSGRKLAVIGDMLELGGNAALEHESIGNYIRQLPIDGCVTIGPLAGSCCQNAQERCLGHFETMDDLDAFLGDYVRPGDAVLFKGSRGMKLELAAEALVKRMTPIKEVSD
- a CDS encoding UDP-N-acetylmuramoyl-L-alanyl-D-glutamate--2,6-diaminopimelate ligase — protein: MSDTGNGSACAKLGELIDGLGGLVDRRGACASDRPVSGVSSDSRQIGPGSIFVAVRGFITDGHLHIDSAIEAGAVAIVCEAYPAELRDGVCYLRVTESRKALAELSKNCYGNASDQLMLIGVTGTNGKTTTARLISSMLNAAGIPAGYIGTGLCRIGNRDIELERTTPEPNGLHALFRQMVDAGCCAAVMEVSSHALVLDRVHGLRFRSAVFTNLTPEHLDFHETMEEYAAAKRLLFSRLTDDGFAVLNADDPQAGFMAAGLPNDYLYCCSLSGNSSLCDSDHRFRAFISASTVEGSTAEVTFGAQSATMQVPLPGEYNVMNMLEAFAVGISLGLDPAKALAGLAESEAVPGRMERIWSADRSRCGVVDYAHTPDALQKALETLRAVTPSGSKLSVVFGCGGNRDRKKRPEMGRIAAELADRVILTSDNPRDENPELILDEVEAGMAGRVHLRISDRAEAIRRAVEGLGTGDILLVAGKGHEEYQEVAGRKHHFSDRETLAACFAEVHFEREVKEQS
- a CDS encoding penicillin-binding protein → MNEEQGIQQQHAAGSGDRDFGLRLGIIGVLMLVFFTAIVMQLLRIQVLDVGKYREKASRQYVRKIDEHGRRGSILDRHGRPLAESVETISFAADPSRIKDRSQVARLFSQNFGKSSYYYLKKLKRKRRFVWMERNVPVTKAAGLMTAGLKGIDFRREQQRHYLNVAAQLIGLTDRDNLGVSGLEKSFEKRLRGGEGSRVFYRSAIGELYPAPDVEQVPPLGGNSVELTIDADIQAIVEDEIMRAVNEQQATAAMGIVMDVRSGEILAMANYPTFDMNSRKGVTFARMRNRAVTDMFEPGSTFKLVMAAGATEVLHWKASHVVDGHEGLLMIHGKPVRDHEPLGLIPFRKAITESSNVVAASTALQLGPENFYHYATALGFGKKTGVGLIGESSGLLKPVSDWGKLTLPWMGYGYQVMATPLQVLQAYATLANDGARMRPYIVRRIIDPDGRVVMENEPKKVVQALEPESARYITREYFRPVVEEGTGQSAAIEGVAVAGKTGTAQKFYNGSYHGWSHYLSSFVGYFPAENPQYAAIIVVDEPKTAYYASAVAAPVFSRVCGRALACSPEMQRRLELKSPERSRLDGIATVAVPVLQGLSGNEASKLLEWHGLSMGRTGDDDGYVTSQSVAPGTKVRKESRVTVHLERKKKEK